One Pullulanibacillus sp. KACC 23026 DNA segment encodes these proteins:
- a CDS encoding cation:proton antiporter: protein MQSSVTDMVQSELLMIFIIFAFGLFMMQVAKKIQVPDIALFIIIGILIGPPGLHLISQPSNSVAYQFIIYLGSILILFDGGRAIDMSVLKKVWRTLSLLSILGVLIMVVVVGLVAHWVVGIPIVYALLLAAVISPTDPATLIPVFKQVKIRDKVRQTVESESAFNDATGSILTITLLGIILSQAKVSIGAGVGEFVLQAGGGLLLGAIVGYIGLLLKSQHRLGFFHEYSHIVGAMMAIGAYLAAESIGASGFMATFTAGIISGNPQLFNLELHRRSNRNLFEFGETTTLIMRTLIFMLLGTQVQFSSLSHFWWQGLIIVLVFMFVARPLAVMACTFPDRKAKWEWKEILFMFWVRETGVIPAALSGMILVSGVKYGNLIFSVTFMAILITILIQASTTGIVAKKLGLIVKPSSSQE, encoded by the coding sequence ATGCAATCGAGTGTTACAGATATGGTTCAAAGTGAACTGCTTATGATTTTTATTATTTTTGCTTTTGGCCTATTCATGATGCAAGTGGCCAAAAAAATTCAGGTTCCGGACATCGCGCTTTTTATAATTATAGGGATATTAATCGGACCTCCAGGGCTTCATTTAATTTCTCAACCAAGCAATTCTGTTGCTTATCAATTTATAATCTATTTAGGGTCTATTTTAATCTTGTTTGATGGCGGCAGAGCCATAGATATGAGTGTCTTAAAAAAAGTGTGGAGAACCTTATCCTTACTTTCAATATTAGGTGTACTCATCATGGTCGTGGTCGTTGGGCTAGTGGCTCATTGGGTTGTTGGCATTCCTATTGTCTACGCTCTCTTGCTTGCGGCCGTTATTTCACCAACAGATCCCGCCACATTGATTCCGGTTTTCAAGCAAGTCAAAATCCGTGATAAAGTCAGACAGACAGTCGAAAGTGAATCTGCGTTTAATGATGCAACGGGCTCTATATTAACCATTACCTTGCTCGGCATTATTCTATCACAGGCAAAGGTTTCCATCGGGGCAGGTGTCGGCGAGTTCGTCTTACAAGCTGGAGGCGGCCTTTTACTGGGAGCCATCGTTGGGTATATTGGACTTCTTCTGAAATCCCAGCACCGGCTAGGCTTTTTTCATGAGTATTCCCACATAGTAGGAGCTATGATGGCTATTGGGGCTTATTTAGCAGCCGAATCAATTGGGGCAAGTGGTTTTATGGCAACCTTCACAGCTGGCATTATTTCAGGAAATCCTCAACTATTCAATTTGGAATTACATAGAAGATCCAATCGGAATCTTTTTGAATTTGGTGAAACGACAACACTCATTATGCGAACACTGATCTTTATGCTGCTTGGCACTCAAGTTCAATTCTCGTCACTCAGCCATTTTTGGTGGCAAGGACTGATCATTGTACTCGTCTTTATGTTTGTTGCTCGCCCCCTTGCCGTTATGGCCTGTACATTCCCTGACCGAAAAGCTAAGTGGGAATGGAAAGAAATATTATTTATGTTCTGGGTTCGTGAAACAGGCGTTATTCCTGCAGCACTCTCTGGGATGATCCTTGTTTCTGGCGTCAAATATGGAAATCTCATCTTTTCCGTCACCTTTATGGCGATCCTGATCACCATATTAATTCAGGCAAGCACCACAGGAATCGTAGCCAAGAAGCTTGGCTTGATTGTCAAACCTTCATCCTCACAAGAGTAA
- a CDS encoding sporulation histidine kinase inhibitor Sda, whose product MEHLSDELLLESYYKAKELRLSRDFIQLIEKEISRRALDKHLTSSQLN is encoded by the coding sequence ATGGAACATTTATCTGATGAGCTTTTACTTGAATCCTATTATAAAGCCAAAGAACTTCGCCTTAGCCGTGATTTTATTCAACTTATTGAAAAAGAAATTTCGAGAAGAGCTTTGGATAAACATCTCACTTCTTCTCAACTCAATTAA
- a CDS encoding YqeG family HAD IIIA-type phosphatase: MLKRFLPDQHVSNIYEITPETLKLRGVKGIITDLDNTLVAWDEPHATPELKEWVNRMREAGIQVTIVSNNNERRVRAFCEPMQLPFVSKARKPLTRAFHKAVMEMGLVIDDVVVIGDQLLTDILGGNRLGVHTILVVPVAQSDAWTTRFNRKMERFILGLLRKNGLIHWEE; encoded by the coding sequence ATGTTAAAACGTTTTTTACCTGACCAACATGTCTCAAACATTTATGAAATAACGCCTGAGACGCTTAAACTACGAGGGGTTAAAGGGATCATTACGGATCTTGATAATACTTTAGTTGCTTGGGACGAGCCTCATGCAACTCCAGAGCTTAAGGAGTGGGTGAATCGAATGCGTGAGGCTGGAATTCAGGTTACTATAGTTTCAAATAATAATGAACGAAGAGTTCGGGCGTTTTGTGAACCGATGCAATTACCGTTTGTCTCAAAGGCTCGTAAGCCCTTGACACGTGCTTTTCATAAAGCGGTGATGGAAATGGGTCTCGTAATAGATGATGTTGTCGTCATCGGTGACCAATTACTCACTGATATATTAGGCGGTAATCGTTTAGGGGTGCATACCATTTTAGTGGTGCCAGTGGCTCAATCAGACGCCTGGACAACACGATTTAATCGAAAAATGGAACGCTTCATACTTGGTTTATTAAGGAAAAATGGTCTGATTCATTGGGAGGAATAA
- the yqeH gene encoding ribosome biogenesis GTPase YqeH — MSEVITCAGCGIPVQSENELLPGYVPKAALSREVITCQRCFRLTHYNEVPDVPYDNEDFLKLLKTIGEKKALVVYLVDVFDFNGSWVPGIKTYIGKNDCLLVGNKLDILPKSTNLHKLEMWLGKMSKSLGLNPVDISLISAEKGTGIEELAEKIETYRNDKDVYVVGCTNVGKSSFINKLIDLFGGNEALKITTSRFPGTTLNFIDIPLDETNTLYDTPGVMNPHQMAHFIDKEDLKVVMPKKELKPKVYQLNEEQTLFFGGLVRVDYLSGGRRSLVCYVSNELYIHRTKLEQADDLLERQLGDLLVPAYNQEVAKGLVPHSISLGEEGMDLVISGLGWLTVKGDKGAKFVVHAPKGVGVSKRPSII, encoded by the coding sequence GTGTCAGAGGTTATTACATGTGCGGGCTGCGGAATTCCGGTGCAAAGTGAGAATGAGTTACTGCCGGGGTACGTTCCAAAAGCTGCTTTATCGCGTGAAGTTATTACTTGTCAAAGATGCTTTCGATTGACTCATTATAATGAAGTGCCGGATGTGCCTTATGATAATGAAGATTTTTTGAAGCTGTTAAAAACAATCGGAGAAAAGAAAGCCCTAGTGGTTTACTTGGTTGATGTTTTTGATTTTAATGGAAGTTGGGTACCGGGGATCAAAACGTATATTGGAAAAAACGATTGTCTGTTGGTTGGGAACAAATTAGACATTTTGCCTAAATCGACCAATCTTCATAAGCTTGAAATGTGGCTTGGAAAAATGTCTAAATCACTTGGGCTGAATCCAGTCGACATCTCATTAATAAGTGCAGAAAAAGGGACAGGCATCGAGGAATTAGCGGAGAAGATCGAGACTTATCGAAATGATAAAGATGTCTATGTGGTTGGGTGTACGAATGTAGGGAAATCATCGTTTATTAATAAACTCATTGACTTGTTTGGCGGAAATGAGGCTCTTAAAATAACGACTTCACGATTTCCTGGTACAACACTTAACTTTATTGATATTCCGCTTGATGAAACGAACACCTTATACGATACACCAGGCGTTATGAATCCTCATCAAATGGCTCATTTTATTGATAAAGAGGACCTGAAAGTGGTGATGCCTAAGAAGGAGCTCAAGCCAAAGGTTTATCAGCTTAATGAAGAGCAAACCCTTTTCTTTGGCGGACTTGTTCGTGTCGATTACCTTTCAGGAGGCCGGCGCTCATTAGTTTGTTATGTCTCCAATGAATTGTATATTCATCGAACGAAGCTTGAGCAGGCAGATGACCTTTTAGAGAGACAACTTGGTGACCTTCTAGTCCCTGCCTATAATCAGGAAGTGGCAAAAGGGCTCGTGCCGCATTCCATATCGCTTGGGGAAGAAGGCATGGACCTTGTTATTTCCGGGCTTGGTTGGTTGACGGTAAAAGGTGATAAAGGGGCGAAGTTTGTTGTCCATGCACCAAAAGGGGTAGGGGTATCCAAACGGCCATCCATTATTTGA
- the aroE gene encoding shikimate dehydrogenase — protein sequence MSFLLGVLGDPIGHSLSPIMHNRWYKEWNYPHYYHAFRLSKENLSDGVKGLKALQFKGFNVTIPHKVDILSLLDELDDEASELGAVNTVVQEKGRLKGYNTDGRGLISAINEKWPTALEKAKVLMIGAGGASLGVALTLAKSGVSQVDVTNRTIEKAEAISQKCSPFVQTKALSLTEAEETLGTYTMVIQSTSLGMGPHGLDQMPLVVNQLQKGTYCIDLIYNPLQTRWLKEAEEKGALTMNGLPMLVHQGALSFEHWFGVMPDTASMITFLTQHLEETHANR from the coding sequence GTGTCATTTTTGTTGGGAGTGTTAGGAGATCCGATTGGACATAGTCTATCTCCAATTATGCATAACCGGTGGTATAAAGAATGGAATTATCCTCATTATTATCATGCTTTTCGGCTTTCTAAAGAAAACCTTTCAGATGGTGTAAAGGGATTGAAGGCTCTTCAATTTAAAGGGTTTAATGTCACCATTCCACATAAGGTTGACATTCTTTCCTTATTAGATGAATTGGATGACGAAGCCTCCGAACTTGGAGCCGTGAACACGGTTGTTCAAGAAAAAGGTCGGCTAAAAGGGTATAATACGGATGGAAGAGGGCTGATTTCGGCGATCAACGAAAAATGGCCAACTGCCTTAGAGAAAGCAAAAGTCTTAATGATCGGTGCGGGCGGGGCTTCTCTAGGGGTTGCCCTCACCTTGGCCAAGTCAGGTGTTTCTCAAGTTGATGTCACTAATCGAACCATTGAAAAAGCGGAGGCGATTAGTCAAAAATGTTCGCCATTCGTTCAAACCAAAGCGCTCTCTCTAACTGAGGCAGAGGAAACGCTTGGAACCTATACCATGGTGATCCAATCCACCTCACTTGGAATGGGGCCGCACGGATTAGACCAAATGCCATTGGTCGTAAATCAATTGCAAAAAGGGACGTACTGTATCGACCTTATTTATAATCCGCTTCAAACACGATGGTTAAAAGAAGCAGAGGAAAAAGGGGCCTTGACAATGAATGGGCTTCCCATGCTGGTCCATCAAGGGGCCTTATCTTTTGAACATTGGTTTGGCGTCATGCCCGATACGGCGTCTATGATTACTTTTTTAACTCAACATTTGGAGGAAACACATGCTAACAGGTAA
- the yhbY gene encoding ribosome assembly RNA-binding protein YhbY produces MLTGKQKRFLRKEAHHIKPVFQIGKQGIHDTFLTEINDVLEARELIKISVLQNAVEEPKEAGTLIADKLDAELVQVMGSVITLYKPSEENPTIKLP; encoded by the coding sequence ATGCTAACAGGTAAACAAAAACGTTTTTTAAGAAAAGAAGCACATCACATTAAACCCGTCTTTCAAATAGGCAAACAGGGGATCCACGACACCTTTCTCACGGAAATTAATGACGTGTTGGAAGCGCGAGAATTGATCAAAATTAGCGTCTTGCAAAATGCGGTTGAAGAGCCGAAAGAAGCAGGCACCTTGATTGCTGACAAGCTGGATGCTGAGCTTGTTCAGGTCATGGGCAGTGTCATCACCTTATATAAACCGTCTGAGGAGAATCCGACGATTAAGCTCCCCTAA
- a CDS encoding nicotinate-nucleotide adenylyltransferase: MRIGLLGGTFDPPHFGHLIMAEEARAAFELDEVWFMPTYLPPHKERRVTKAEQRIDMVRRAISGNPYFKLSLVEYERKGRSYTYETIEILKEQHPDVAFYFIIGGDMVNDLPNWYRIEELKKEVSFIGVTRSHVEIEKAEQSALQLIKMPDIDISSTMIRERIQNKQPVRYFLPENVRNYIEENQLYD, translated from the coding sequence ATGCGAATAGGCTTATTAGGAGGAACTTTTGATCCTCCTCATTTTGGCCATTTAATCATGGCGGAAGAAGCAAGAGCTGCTTTCGAGTTAGATGAAGTGTGGTTCATGCCCACTTATCTTCCGCCGCACAAAGAACGCCGAGTGACCAAAGCAGAACAGCGTATTGATATGGTCAGACGTGCGATTTCCGGCAATCCTTATTTCAAACTTTCTCTTGTTGAATATGAGCGAAAAGGGCGGTCTTACACCTATGAGACGATTGAAATTTTAAAGGAACAGCATCCGGATGTCGCCTTCTATTTTATTATCGGGGGAGATATGGTCAATGATCTGCCCAATTGGTATCGTATTGAAGAGTTGAAAAAAGAAGTCTCATTCATCGGTGTGACGCGCTCACATGTGGAAATTGAGAAAGCCGAACAAAGCGCTCTGCAATTAATTAAGATGCCGGACATTGACATTTCTTCGACGATGATTCGAGAACGAATTCAAAACAAACAGCCGGTTCGCTATTTTTTGCCTGAAAACGTCAGAAATTATATAGAGGAGAACCAGTTATATGACTAA
- the yqeK gene encoding bis(5'-nucleosyl)-tetraphosphatase (symmetrical) YqeK, whose product MTNHAIRQQVEQLLPEKRFNHTLRVAETAVALAEKYGESTEKTECAALLHDVAKFFDKDRMEEIILKESNIPDDYLKYPISIWHAPVGAVYARDHFQITDQDILNAISYHTTGRPEMSLLEKIIFVADYIEPGRSFPGVEETREAAQEDLDRAVALALRNTVVFLASRAARIYPDTIHAYNAFCIKLGG is encoded by the coding sequence ATGACTAATCACGCAATAAGGCAGCAAGTGGAACAACTGTTGCCTGAAAAACGGTTTAATCATACGTTAAGGGTGGCTGAAACAGCGGTCGCGTTAGCCGAGAAATATGGGGAATCCACTGAAAAAACGGAATGTGCTGCTCTTTTACATGACGTGGCTAAGTTTTTCGATAAAGACCGCATGGAAGAGATCATTCTAAAGGAATCCAACATTCCTGATGATTATCTTAAATACCCTATTTCGATTTGGCATGCGCCAGTGGGTGCTGTCTATGCCCGTGATCATTTTCAAATCACGGATCAGGATATACTAAATGCCATCTCTTATCACACAACAGGTCGCCCTGAAATGAGCTTGTTAGAAAAAATCATTTTTGTGGCGGATTACATTGAACCTGGCCGCTCTTTTCCTGGAGTAGAAGAGACGAGGGAGGCTGCCCAAGAGGACTTGGACCGTGCGGTGGCACTTGCCTTAAGAAATACCGTCGTCTTTCTTGCTTCTCGGGCGGCACGGATCTATCCAGATACGATTCATGCTTATAATGCTTTTTGTATAAAGTTGGGGGGATAA
- the rsfS gene encoding ribosome silencing factor, producing MNSEALAVHMAEVADQKNAQDIAVLNMQGISAMADYFIICQGNSERQVEAIARDLKEQASKEGVEVKRMEGADKARWILIDLGDVIVHVFHREERAYYQLEKLWGDAPRVEVPGVTNLHV from the coding sequence ATGAACTCAGAAGCGCTCGCCGTTCATATGGCAGAAGTAGCCGATCAAAAGAATGCACAGGATATTGCCGTTTTAAATATGCAAGGAATTTCGGCGATGGCCGATTATTTCATCATCTGTCAAGGGAATTCCGAAAGACAGGTAGAAGCGATTGCCCGCGACCTTAAGGAACAAGCTTCAAAAGAAGGGGTTGAGGTCAAGCGGATGGAGGGTGCGGATAAAGCCCGCTGGATTCTGATTGATTTGGGGGATGTGATCGTCCATGTTTTTCATCGAGAAGAAAGAGCTTATTACCAATTAGAGAAGCTCTGGGGAGATGCGCCTCGAGTTGAAGTCCCAGGTGTGACGAATTTGCATGTCTAA
- a CDS encoding class I SAM-dependent methyltransferase, with protein MSKSYEQFSSLYDELMAEAPYDRWLSLVETFFAPAEEMELLELGAGTGTLALSLAQKGYVMTVSDYSSEMLAIAEQKFRKIGFDEHIPFYLLDMSDFDLETEYDGVLIFCDALNYLPDQEAVKQTFINAYRHLKPGGYLLFDVHSTAKMDFFLTHETFGSSDEELSYLWECFPGEAAHSVIHDLTFFVQEDEGLYRRVEETHEQRTYPIEVYRSLLHEAGFTDIEIIGDFQSEAPLDESERWIFVSKKK; from the coding sequence ATGTCTAAGAGTTATGAACAGTTTTCGTCTCTTTATGATGAACTGATGGCAGAGGCGCCTTATGACCGATGGCTGAGTTTAGTGGAGACTTTTTTTGCACCTGCTGAAGAGATGGAGCTTCTTGAGTTAGGGGCTGGAACGGGTACTTTGGCTTTATCTTTGGCACAAAAAGGCTATGTGATGACCGTGTCCGATTATTCATCAGAGATGTTAGCGATTGCTGAACAAAAATTCCGGAAAATCGGCTTTGATGAGCATATCCCATTTTATTTATTAGACATGAGCGATTTTGACCTGGAAACGGAGTATGACGGGGTGTTAATATTTTGTGATGCCCTTAATTATCTTCCTGATCAGGAGGCGGTGAAACAGACGTTTATAAACGCCTATCGCCATCTGAAGCCAGGAGGGTATCTGTTATTTGATGTTCATTCAACGGCTAAAATGGACTTTTTTTTAACACATGAGACGTTTGGTTCGAGCGATGAAGAATTAAGTTATCTATGGGAGTGCTTTCCAGGGGAGGCAGCTCATAGTGTGATTCACGACCTTACTTTTTTTGTTCAGGAAGATGAGGGGCTGTACAGAAGAGTTGAAGAAACCCATGAACAGCGGACTTACCCGATTGAGGTTTACCGTTCCCTGCTTCATGAAGCAGGCTTCACCGACATTGAGATCATCGGAGACTTTCAATCGGAAGCCCCATTAGATGAAAGCGAACGCTGGATATTTGTTTCTAAGAAAAAATAA
- the comER gene encoding late competence protein ComER — MKIGMIGTGNMGTILTSSLIDGQAAPSSDFIITNRTLTKTQPLKAAYPDITVTECNETLIEQADLIFLCVKPHQIHPLLTELKPLLTRDKLVVSITSPVSVHQLESVINCACARIIPSITNRALAGTTLITFGDRCQHEQRNFLYSLFKKISIPLEINEDITRVASDISSCGPAFISYLLERMIQAAVKVTPITKEQATTLATNMMIGFGQLIKEDFYTLETLREKVQVKGGVTGEGLKVLEAEIGPVFEHMFEKTQEKFIKDHETVDAQFGVGVDGGKDNSNEL; from the coding sequence TTGAAAATAGGAATGATTGGGACAGGAAATATGGGGACGATCTTAACAAGTTCTTTAATTGATGGTCAGGCAGCTCCTTCCTCAGATTTTATAATTACGAATCGAACACTTACAAAAACACAACCGCTGAAGGCGGCTTACCCAGATATAACGGTTACTGAATGCAATGAAACACTCATCGAACAAGCGGACCTTATTTTTTTATGTGTAAAGCCTCACCAAATTCACCCATTATTAACCGAGTTAAAGCCGCTCTTGACAAGAGATAAATTGGTTGTTTCGATTACAAGCCCCGTTTCCGTTCATCAGCTTGAATCTGTCATCAATTGCGCGTGCGCCCGCATCATACCTAGTATTACGAATCGAGCCTTAGCTGGTACAACGTTAATAACCTTCGGAGACCGCTGCCAACATGAACAAAGAAACTTCCTCTATTCCTTGTTCAAAAAAATTTCCATTCCTTTGGAAATAAACGAGGACATTACACGTGTTGCTTCGGACATCTCAAGCTGCGGTCCTGCCTTTATAAGTTACTTATTGGAACGAATGATTCAAGCAGCGGTCAAAGTCACTCCCATTACAAAGGAACAAGCTACGACCCTTGCCACCAACATGATGATTGGGTTCGGACAATTAATAAAAGAGGATTTTTACACTCTTGAAACGTTGAGGGAGAAGGTTCAGGTTAAAGGCGGCGTGACGGGTGAAGGGCTAAAAGTACTCGAAGCTGAAATAGGTCCTGTCTTTGAACATATGTTTGAAAAGACACAAGAGAAGTTTATAAAGGATCATGAAACGGTGGATGCCCAATTTGGGGTAGGAGTAGACGGGGGTAAAGATAACTCCAATGAGTTATAG
- a CDS encoding helix-hairpin-helix domain-containing protein, giving the protein MKSIHKKLMVVLTSFLLFICFISFLAFNHHKNTDNWGEVLDSRETNTVSGSSETPTAPPPTEPSKETTEKEETPKTVTIMIDVKGAVVHPGVYTISNTSRVVDAIDIAGGLQKDADSAKLNLAEHLADEMVIYVPKKGEELPDEFSSGTVSPSASSPTANTTSSSSTTSTLVHLNSATEADIETIPGIGPAKAKAILDYREQNGPFKTIEDLGNVSGIGDKTIERLKPYLDLN; this is encoded by the coding sequence ATGAAAAGCATTCACAAAAAGCTCATGGTTGTCCTGACCAGTTTTCTCTTATTTATATGTTTCATTAGTTTTTTAGCCTTTAACCATCACAAGAACACCGATAACTGGGGGGAGGTTCTGGATAGCAGAGAGACTAATACGGTATCAGGTTCATCCGAAACGCCCACCGCACCGCCTCCTACTGAACCTTCAAAGGAGACAACGGAAAAAGAAGAAACGCCTAAGACGGTGACGATTATGATTGATGTGAAGGGAGCGGTCGTTCATCCAGGTGTTTATACGATTTCAAATACGAGTCGAGTGGTGGATGCGATCGACATCGCAGGCGGCTTACAAAAGGACGCCGACTCAGCAAAATTGAATTTGGCAGAGCATTTGGCTGATGAAATGGTGATTTATGTGCCAAAAAAAGGGGAAGAGCTTCCTGATGAATTTTCTTCTGGTACGGTGAGCCCTTCTGCTTCATCTCCCACCGCAAATACGACCTCAAGTTCCTCAACAACTTCTACCCTTGTTCACCTGAACTCGGCAACTGAGGCCGACATTGAAACCATTCCGGGTATAGGACCCGCAAAGGCAAAGGCAATATTGGATTATCGGGAGCAGAACGGCCCATTTAAAACGATTGAGGATCTTGGCAATGTGTCAGGGATTGGTGACAAAACCATTGAGCGATTAAAGCCTTATCTAGATCTGAATTAA
- a CDS encoding ComE operon protein 2: MAQSHLLANRSTCARLAVGATIVRDNRIIAGGYNGSIAGGVHCIDEGCYVVDGHCIRTIHAEMNALLQCAKFGVPTQNAEIYVTHFPCLQCCKAIIQAGIKKVYYASDYKNHPYAIELFNSAEVETIKVPYDSIFEESIDDKQTHFIADLLKRLEKKGTSHEEMKSLYENAQALFSRGN; the protein is encoded by the coding sequence ATGGCTCAAAGCCATTTGCTAGCTAATAGAAGCACCTGTGCCCGTTTGGCGGTTGGGGCAACGATTGTAAGGGATAATCGCATTATTGCGGGCGGATACAATGGGTCGATTGCAGGCGGCGTGCACTGTATTGATGAGGGCTGTTATGTTGTAGACGGTCACTGCATTCGGACTATCCATGCAGAAATGAATGCCCTTCTCCAATGTGCAAAATTCGGGGTTCCGACCCAGAATGCTGAAATCTATGTCACTCATTTTCCATGTCTCCAATGCTGTAAAGCCATTATTCAAGCGGGAATCAAGAAAGTTTATTACGCATCGGACTACAAAAACCATCCTTATGCGATTGAGCTTTTTAATAGCGCTGAAGTAGAGACCATCAAAGTGCCTTATGACAGTATCTTTGAGGAATCGATAGACGACAAGCAAACCCATTTTATTGCCGATCTACTCAAACGTCTAGAGAAAAAAGGGACAAGTCATGAAGAAATGAAAAGTCTCTATGAAAATGCCCAAGCTCTTTTTTCTCGAGGAAACTAA